From a region of the Rhizophagus irregularis chromosome 3, complete sequence genome:
- a CDS encoding uncharacterized protein (SECRETED:cutsite_VAP-QD; SECRETED:prob_0.4270); SECRETED:SignalP(1-23), whose translation MKLFTVTLFAIFLLTFMVILVAPQDDSQSTDDGSSDSSDSSPSDNPVELPTDSTVSQSVPTRSQSTSTPSNTPSNTPPVAGFPSSQPSPSSGTQTPSPSFVPRPTVISQGDGVSINKSFSFVSILFFITSIIFIQFY comes from the exons atgaaattgttTACTGTGACACTCTTtgctatttttcttttaacatttatGGTCATATTAGTTGCACCACAAGACGATTCTCAGTCAACAGATGATGGCTCTTCAGACTCTTCAGATAGTAGTCCTTCAG ataacCCGGTAGAATTACCAACAGATTCAACAGTTAGCCAGTCAGTTCCAACAAGGAGTCAATCAACATCAACACCTTCAAATACACCTTCAAATACTCCGCCGGTTGCAGGATTTCCCTCTAGTCAACCTTCACCAAGTTCTGGAACTcag ACACCCTCACCATCATTTGTACCAAGACCTACTGTTATATCTCAAGGAGATGGtgtttctattaataaatcttttagtTTCGTTagcatattatttttcattactagtatcattttcattcaattttactaa